The Pseudomonadota bacterium sequence TTGCGATTGAAGAAGGGAATGTAAAGAGCGAGACAATAAGCGCAAAGACCCTTCTGGAGATGCGCAAAAGCGACGCCTTCCTGCTTGTGCTCCGTAACTTCGATAACGGAAGTCCGGTGGACCTCACAGGCGAATTCCTCACCATCATCCAAGAGTTTATCTTTTCCGACATTATGCAGATCGAGAACCGCCTTGAGAGAATCCGCAAGCAGTCGGGAAAGAAGGAAAATACTGCGCTTGTGCAGGAAAAGGCGTCCCTCACCGAATGCCTCAGTCACCTCAATTCAGGGAAACCACTTGCCACCCTTTCCCTTTTCGAACGGGACGGAAAGCACCTTAAGGGCTTCAGGTTCCTCTCACAAAAGCCGATGATGGTGGTAGTAAATTGCGAAGAAGAAAAATTGGAATCATCAGACCAGATAGTGAGTAACTTCAGAAAAACTATTCCCTCACACATCCCTGTGATCACTGTATGCGCGAAACTCGAAGCAGAACTCGCGCTCATGGCCCCTGATGAACAGGCTTCATTTATGGCAGAGTACGGTATCAGGGAATCAGTGGCAGGACGCATCATCAGGCTTGCCTTTGACACGCTTGGCCTCATCTCGTTTTTAACAGTAGGGGATGACGAATGCCGCGCCTGGCCAATAAGGAATGGGATGAATGCCCAGGATGCTGCAGAGGCAATCCACGGCGACCTCTCACAAAAGTTCATCCGGGCAGAGACAGTCTCCTATGACGACTTCATCCGTCTCGGCGGTTTCGCAGGCTGCAAGAAAGCTGGTCTCTGGCGGCTTGAGGGAAAGACCTATATTGTTCAGGACGGGGATATACTCTCCATCAGGGCAGGAAACTAAACAGCACGAATTTAAGGTTAAAGCCGGAAC is a genomic window containing:
- a CDS encoding DUF933 domain-containing protein, which codes for MHIYVIGSFGCGKTMLFQALSGVITENKPGMDAVTVIDVPDERIERLSEIFNPRKTVYARMTVADTVAIEEGNVKSETISAKTLLEMRKSDAFLLVLRNFDNGSPVDLTGEFLTIIQEFIFSDIMQIENRLERIRKQSGKKENTALVQEKASLTECLSHLNSGKPLATLSLFERDGKHLKGFRFLSQKPMMVVVNCEEEKLESSDQIVSNFRKTIPSHIPVITVCAKLEAELALMAPDEQASFMAEYGIRESVAGRIIRLAFDTLGLISFLTVGDDECRAWPIRNGMNAQDAAEAIHGDLSQKFIRAETVSYDDFIRLGGFAGCKKAGLWRLEGKTYIVQDGDILSIRAGN